A section of the Hypomesus transpacificus isolate Combined female chromosome 1, fHypTra1, whole genome shotgun sequence genome encodes:
- the LOC124467753 gene encoding histone RNA hairpin-binding protein isoform X2: MSYRHGTRHTDADFNGDENRNKGPSKWSNCRKRGADGSLRPHVEPEPTDEKESIRENSDGRPSSFTTPEGEGPMSRCADWGSEVDEHEMRSSVRRDMQRRRILTAEFSQRERKASTESSDSRESPVPAGEMETDESVLLRRQKQISYGKNTLAYDRYIKEVPRHLRQPGIHPRTPNKFKKYSRRSWDQQIKLWKVKLHAWDPPAQEGSDLQAIEELDLGDVMDIQLDVDFPGSSDSGTPCSKVSKASEESCLGTPSKIMKTNPELDLA; encoded by the exons ATGTCTTACCGGCACGGAACCAGACACACCGACGCCGACTTTAACGGCGATGAAAATAG AAACAAGGGTCCTTCAAAGTGGTCCAACTGCCGTAAACGAGGCGCGGACGGCAGCCTGAGGCCCCACGTTGAGCCGGAACCCACCGACGAGAAAGAAAGCATACGCGAGAACTCAGACGGCAGACCAAGCAG cttcACCAccccagagggagagggacccATGTCTCGCTGTGCTGACTGGGGCTCCGAGGTGGACGAGCACGAGATGAGGTCCAGCGTACGGCGCGACATGCAACG GAGGAGGATACTGACGGCTGAGTTCTCCCAGAGGGAACGGAAGGCCTCCACTGAAAG CTCGGACTCTCGTGAGTCTCCTGTCCCtgcaggagagatggagacggaCGAGTCGGTGCTGCTGAGGAGACAGAAGCAGATAAGCTACGGCAAAAACACCCTGGCTTACGACCGCTACATCAAGGAAGTGCCCAG aCATCTGCGCCAGCCTGGCATCCACCCCCGCACCCCAAACAAGTTTAAGAAGTACAGCCGTCGCTCCTGGGACCAGCAGATCAAGCTTTGGAAGGTCAAGCTGCATGCGTGGGACCCCCCAGCGCAGGAGGGAAGCGACCTGCAGGCcat AGAGGAATTAGACCTGGGAGATGTGATGGACATCCAGCTGGATGTAGACTTCCCTGGCAGCTCAGACTCCGGCACACCCTGTTCCAAAGTCAGCAAGGCCTCAGAG gagTCGTGTTTAGGGACGCCCAGCAAGATCATGAAGACAAACCCAGAGCTGGACCTAGCCTAg
- the atoh8 gene encoding protein atonal homolog 8, whose product MRNPHLLSDGWKINGKDASGNKKFKRKGRDPKRVSEVKSFNNDSRTDEDSMGELMEESFRSSSLHGAALSLASSLGSSGSQNVAIDMRINAVPTITGTPPAAPPQPGAEPAHRDSFHPTFPQVTAYDHQSYGSEHTVQSRIVLCQPRSERSLSAASQAPFSNNTGEESPRRRPGESSGVVTEIKAIQQTRRLLANARERTRVHTISAAFEALRKQVPCYSYGQKLSKLAILRIACNYILSLAQLAQLDLSPEHGSISFRECVEQCTRTLQAEGRSKKRKE is encoded by the exons ATGAGGAACCCGCATCTTCTCAGCGACGGGTGGAAGATCAACGGAAAGGATGCATCGGGGAATAAGAAATTCAAGAGAAAGGGACGTGATCCTAAACGTGTCAGCGAGGTCAAAAGTTTCAATAACGATTCTAGAACGGACGAGGACTCTATGGGTGAACTGATGGAGGAGTCGTTCCGATCCAGCTCACTGCACGGTGCGGCTCTTTCGCTGGCCTCATCCCTGGGCTCATCAGGTAGTCAGAACGTGGCTATAGATATGAGGATTAACGCAGTTCCAACCATCACCGGGACTCCCCCTGCTGCCCCGCCGCAGCCCGGAGCCGAGCCCGCACACAGGGACAGTTTCCACCCAACATTTCCTCAGGTCACGGCGTATGATCATCAGTCGTACGGCTCAGAGCACACTGTACAGTCCCGGATTGTTTTGTGCCAGCCGCGCTCTGAGCGGTCCCTGTCCGCCGCCTCGCAGGCGCCTTTCAGTAACAACACTGGCGAGGAGTCGCCAAGGAGACGGCCGGGGGAGTCGTCTGGCGTCGTGACCGAGATCAAAGCCATCCAACAGACACGGAGGCTACTAGCGAACGCCAGAGAGAGGACCCGCGTGCATACCATCAGTGCGGCCTTTGAGGCGCTCAGAAAGCAG GTGCCGTGCTACTCCTACGGCCAGAAGCTGTCCAAACTGGCCATCCTGAGGATCGCCTGCAACTACATCCTGTCCCTGGCCCAGCTGGCCCAGCTGGACCTCAGCCCAGAGCACGGCAGCATCAGCTTCAGGGAGTGCGTGGAGCAGTGCACTAGGACCCTGCAGGCCGAGGGACGCTCCAAGAAGAGGAAG GAGTGA
- the LOC124467753 gene encoding histone RNA hairpin-binding protein isoform X1 has translation MSYRHGTRHTDADFNGDENRNKGPSKWSNCRKRGADGSLRPHVEPEPTDEKESIRENSDGRPSSFTTPEGEGPMSRCADWGSEVDEHEMRSSVRRDMQRYRRRILTAEFSQRERKASTESSDSRESPVPAGEMETDESVLLRRQKQISYGKNTLAYDRYIKEVPRHLRQPGIHPRTPNKFKKYSRRSWDQQIKLWKVKLHAWDPPAQEGSDLQAIEELDLGDVMDIQLDVDFPGSSDSGTPCSKVSKASEESCLGTPSKIMKTNPELDLA, from the exons ATGTCTTACCGGCACGGAACCAGACACACCGACGCCGACTTTAACGGCGATGAAAATAG AAACAAGGGTCCTTCAAAGTGGTCCAACTGCCGTAAACGAGGCGCGGACGGCAGCCTGAGGCCCCACGTTGAGCCGGAACCCACCGACGAGAAAGAAAGCATACGCGAGAACTCAGACGGCAGACCAAGCAG cttcACCAccccagagggagagggacccATGTCTCGCTGTGCTGACTGGGGCTCCGAGGTGGACGAGCACGAGATGAGGTCCAGCGTACGGCGCGACATGCAACG TTACAGGAGGAGGATACTGACGGCTGAGTTCTCCCAGAGGGAACGGAAGGCCTCCACTGAAAG CTCGGACTCTCGTGAGTCTCCTGTCCCtgcaggagagatggagacggaCGAGTCGGTGCTGCTGAGGAGACAGAAGCAGATAAGCTACGGCAAAAACACCCTGGCTTACGACCGCTACATCAAGGAAGTGCCCAG aCATCTGCGCCAGCCTGGCATCCACCCCCGCACCCCAAACAAGTTTAAGAAGTACAGCCGTCGCTCCTGGGACCAGCAGATCAAGCTTTGGAAGGTCAAGCTGCATGCGTGGGACCCCCCAGCGCAGGAGGGAAGCGACCTGCAGGCcat AGAGGAATTAGACCTGGGAGATGTGATGGACATCCAGCTGGATGTAGACTTCCCTGGCAGCTCAGACTCCGGCACACCCTGTTCCAAAGTCAGCAAGGCCTCAGAG gagTCGTGTTTAGGGACGCCCAGCAAGATCATGAAGACAAACCCAGAGCTGGACCTAGCCTAg
- the tmem129 gene encoding E3 ubiquitin-protein ligase TM129 isoform X1 has protein sequence MDSPEVTFTLTYIVFAFCFVFTPSEFRSAGFTVQNLFSGWLGSEDIGFVQYHVRRTSVTLLVHSTLPLGYYLGMCIAAPEKNLIYVHQVSEGWRLFFFLCLTLQICSWAVVIYWSGRRWGNHPISRTLQAHALGQSGWGTVAVSINTEFRRIDKFATGAPGARVVITDTWILKVTTYHVHVAQQQDTHLTVTESRQHQLVPDSATPVQILTLSVASINPSVKTFHIRLNSTEYAELREKLHAPVRNAANVVIHQTMSDLFLDTFKNQVELNQTYQPPSRQELEACIGCMQAPAGIKLLRLCQEDAEGGDGECQQCYCRPMWCLTCLGKWFASRQDQQHPETWLGSTVPCPTCRAKFCILDVCQVH, from the exons ATGGACAGTCCAGAAGTAACGTTTACGTTGACGTACATAGTATTTGCGTTCTGTTTCGTTTTTACGCCGAGTGAGTTTAGATCTGCCGGTTTCACGGTGCAGAACCTGTTTTCGGGATGGCTCGGCAGTGAAGATATTGGTTTCGTCCAGTACCATGTTAGGAGGACAAGCGTCACCCTGTTGGTCCACTCCACTCTGCCTCTGG GTTACTACCTGGGTATGTGCATTGCTGCTCCAGAGAAGAACCTTATCTACGTGCACCAGGTGAGCGAGGGATGGAGACTGTTCTTCTTTCTCTGCCTGACCCTGCAGATCTGCAGCTGGGCCGTTGTCATCTACTGGTCGGGCCGGCGCTGGGGGAACCACCCCATCTCCAGAACCCTCCAGGCCCACGCCTTGGGCCAGTCTGGCTGGGGCACCGTGGCCGTCTCCATCAACACCGAATTCCGCCGCATCGACAAGTTTGCCACGGGGGCGCCGGGTGCCAGGGTTGTGATCACAGACACCTGGATCCTGAAGGTGACCACGTACCATGTTCACGTGGCCCAGCAGCAGGACACACACCTTACCGTCACAGAGTCACGCCAACACCAGCTGGTGCCCGACTCTGCTACGCCCGTTCAGATCCTCACGCTCAGCGTGGCCAGCATCAACCCCAGTGTTAAGACCTTCCACATCAG gctgAACTCTACAGAGTatgcagagctgagagagaagcTACATGCTCCAGTCAGGAACGCTGCCAACGTGGTGATCCACCAGACCATGAGTGACCTTTTCCTAGATACCTTCAAGAACCAGGTGGAGCTTAACCAGACATACCAGCCACCCAGCAGACAG gaGTTGGAAGCGTGCATCGGCTGCATGCAGGCCCCAGCAGGCATCAAGCTCCTTCGTCTGTGCCAGGAAGATGCCGAGGGAGGCGATGGGGAGTGTCAGCAGTGCTACTGCAGGCCCATGTGGTGCCTGACCTGCCTGGGGAAGTGGTTTGCCAGCCGCCAGGACCAGCAGCACCCAGAGACCTGGCTGGGTAGCACGGTGCCCTGCCCCACCTGCAGGGCCAAGTTCTGCATCCTGGATGTCTGTCAGGTCCACTGA
- the tmem129 gene encoding E3 ubiquitin-protein ligase TM129 isoform X2, which yields MIDRSAGFTVQNLFSGWLGSEDIGFVQYHVRRTSVTLLVHSTLPLGYYLGMCIAAPEKNLIYVHQVSEGWRLFFFLCLTLQICSWAVVIYWSGRRWGNHPISRTLQAHALGQSGWGTVAVSINTEFRRIDKFATGAPGARVVITDTWILKVTTYHVHVAQQQDTHLTVTESRQHQLVPDSATPVQILTLSVASINPSVKTFHIRLNSTEYAELREKLHAPVRNAANVVIHQTMSDLFLDTFKNQVELNQTYQPPSRQELEACIGCMQAPAGIKLLRLCQEDAEGGDGECQQCYCRPMWCLTCLGKWFASRQDQQHPETWLGSTVPCPTCRAKFCILDVCQVH from the exons ATGATTGATAG ATCTGCCGGTTTCACGGTGCAGAACCTGTTTTCGGGATGGCTCGGCAGTGAAGATATTGGTTTCGTCCAGTACCATGTTAGGAGGACAAGCGTCACCCTGTTGGTCCACTCCACTCTGCCTCTGG GTTACTACCTGGGTATGTGCATTGCTGCTCCAGAGAAGAACCTTATCTACGTGCACCAGGTGAGCGAGGGATGGAGACTGTTCTTCTTTCTCTGCCTGACCCTGCAGATCTGCAGCTGGGCCGTTGTCATCTACTGGTCGGGCCGGCGCTGGGGGAACCACCCCATCTCCAGAACCCTCCAGGCCCACGCCTTGGGCCAGTCTGGCTGGGGCACCGTGGCCGTCTCCATCAACACCGAATTCCGCCGCATCGACAAGTTTGCCACGGGGGCGCCGGGTGCCAGGGTTGTGATCACAGACACCTGGATCCTGAAGGTGACCACGTACCATGTTCACGTGGCCCAGCAGCAGGACACACACCTTACCGTCACAGAGTCACGCCAACACCAGCTGGTGCCCGACTCTGCTACGCCCGTTCAGATCCTCACGCTCAGCGTGGCCAGCATCAACCCCAGTGTTAAGACCTTCCACATCAG gctgAACTCTACAGAGTatgcagagctgagagagaagcTACATGCTCCAGTCAGGAACGCTGCCAACGTGGTGATCCACCAGACCATGAGTGACCTTTTCCTAGATACCTTCAAGAACCAGGTGGAGCTTAACCAGACATACCAGCCACCCAGCAGACAG gaGTTGGAAGCGTGCATCGGCTGCATGCAGGCCCCAGCAGGCATCAAGCTCCTTCGTCTGTGCCAGGAAGATGCCGAGGGAGGCGATGGGGAGTGTCAGCAGTGCTACTGCAGGCCCATGTGGTGCCTGACCTGCCTGGGGAAGTGGTTTGCCAGCCGCCAGGACCAGCAGCACCCAGAGACCTGGCTGGGTAGCACGGTGCCCTGCCCCACCTGCAGGGCCAAGTTCTGCATCCTGGATGTCTGTCAGGTCCACTGA